In Rhodoferax koreense, a genomic segment contains:
- a CDS encoding PA14 domain-containing protein: protein MASIDQAQWSPLTATSLVPVSAANLPNGEVLLWAADDPFNYGTVGQAYSTTFDPVSGKFTDRLVNNTGHNLFCPGTTNLADGRLLVNGGSQAGATSLYDPSTNTWTAGGKMQITRGYNANTLLQDGSVFTLGGSFSGGQGNKHGEVWTASAGWKRLTGVPVDNMVGPDSAGVYRGDNHMWLLPTGNGMVLHAGPSANMNWIDTRGNGSVTPAGRRGDDAYSMSGTAVMYDVGKILKAGGSPSYQNVNATAGSYIIDVNDGLQVRKIAPMAYARAYHNSVVLPNGQVIVIGGQSRPVMFTDGNAVLVPELFDPATEKFTALPPIAVPRNYHSVALLLPDARVLSAGGGLCGEGCAANHANLQILSPHYLFKSDGTPATRPVITNAPARTGYGQTMQVTTDSPVTAFALVRASSTTHTVNNDQRRIPLTFIGTGVNSYTVNVPTNPGWALPGYYMLFALNADGVPAVARTVLLSNSNTPVIATVGDQSTAVGATVNLAVAATSPTGAALTHAATGLPPGLALNPATGTITGTPTMPGRYAVNLTVGDGVQKVSHEFVWTVADASRPRYVKFEALSAINGQALASMAEFNILDTKGAVLPRTGWKVSVDSAETAAESGIDGNAIDGNAATYWLTAATPTPAPMPHWLVVDMGLAQKISAVRYLPRAGGGEGTVAEFRVYVSADGVNWNAPVAAGNLADLGAATAEKTIPVALVGGINQAPMIATPAPPSVTQGQSVSLKLSATDPDGDVLTYSASGLPSGLTLHASTGVIDGAPDVGGNYAVTVTATDPGGMSASASFSWSVSSLPPVIAPVATAPAVSHGAVQYTASANGAGPFLYQWDFGDGSPATGFNSSAGVSHVYTTPGIYTVTLTVRNGAASSSRTFLQAVGAQAVAGAAAASSGLALERGVGNTRLWAVNPDNDTVSVFDTATSRKLADIAVGAQPQTVAQAPDGRLWVVNKDSATVSIISPGSLSVVQTISLARGSQPHGLVFAKDGNALVTLEALGQLVKLSSGGARLASLDVGPNPRHISRTPDGSRLLVSRFITRPQPGEGTAAVQTTVNGVKQGGEVLVVDASDLRLRRTVVLQHSDKADSTTQGRGVPNYLGAAAVSPDGASAWVPSKQDNIQRGALRDRLDLDFQNTVRAVSSRIALGSLSEDYAARVDHDNAGVASAAVYHPSGAYLFVTLESSRQLAVLDAAAGREVLRVDTGRAPQSVVVSDDGRKLFVSNFMDRTVGVYDLTRLINFGEADVPLQAVLDSGGPEKLAPEVLKGKQFFYDARDPRLARDGYLSCASCHNDAGHDGRTWDFTSLGEGLRRTIALKGRAGMGNGFLHWSANFDEVQDFEGQIRKLAGGTGLMSDDKFNAGTRAQPLGDPKAGQSADLDALAAYLRSLAKFAPSPYRDAGGALTESAQAGSAIFADRNCAACHGGSAFTASSDGSGLRNIGTLKASSGKRLGAVLTGIDIPTLRDVWNDSSYLHDGSALTLGDAVQAHGTAIPGALLTATELTRLSDYLRQIGSDETTAPAIYPVVQGPGTVSMAVGSGLSLPIKASTSAGVLSYSATGLPAGMRIDPVSGEISGTATTPGRYVVTVLVGNGSQSVNVAFLIDISPELAGTGLLAQYFDNPNLLGTPVMQSVNVPFVSWGAAAPVLGVPADNFSIRWSGMVEAPVTGNVQFRAYADDGMRLWIDNKLLVDAWNTPNSDSATISVPMVAGRRYAVTLEYNERRGNAAMRLEWKPPGSSLWTAVPAARLYATADMGTGLSAQYFGNASLSGAPVMQRVEAPSFDWGGAAPAKGLPADGFSVRWTGTMEASATGPMQLRTFSDDGVRVWIDGQMIIDDWMPHGGKYDTASIAMVAGQRHAVTIEYFERSGSAAMRFEWKPPGVSEWRSVPAAFLYPAGASERSPIFGYLQGGTEFSDGPVSGQTLVGIELRAGPGVNAVQGFGAPVYWPLHGVASGVANRFALFNGEYLVRLYGQIGQSSGSIAQLSFVTNTGRVLGPVGLPDGQEAVSGFDYTVPAGQRVVGLAGRSSSSVNAIGVVLGPR from the coding sequence CCTGCTGCAGGATGGCTCGGTGTTCACCCTCGGCGGCTCGTTCAGTGGCGGTCAAGGCAACAAACATGGCGAGGTGTGGACCGCTTCCGCAGGATGGAAGCGCCTGACCGGCGTGCCGGTCGACAACATGGTCGGCCCGGATTCGGCAGGCGTCTACCGCGGCGACAATCACATGTGGCTGCTGCCCACCGGCAATGGGATGGTGCTGCACGCCGGGCCGAGCGCCAACATGAACTGGATCGACACCCGCGGCAACGGCAGCGTGACGCCAGCCGGCAGGCGGGGCGACGATGCCTACAGCATGAGCGGCACCGCGGTGATGTACGACGTGGGCAAGATCCTCAAGGCGGGGGGCTCGCCGTCCTACCAGAACGTCAATGCCACGGCCGGCAGTTACATCATCGATGTCAACGACGGCCTGCAGGTGCGCAAGATCGCCCCTATGGCTTATGCCCGGGCTTACCACAACAGCGTGGTGCTGCCCAATGGCCAGGTGATCGTGATCGGTGGCCAGAGCCGGCCGGTGATGTTCACCGACGGCAACGCGGTGCTGGTGCCGGAACTGTTCGATCCCGCGACCGAAAAATTCACCGCGCTGCCGCCGATTGCGGTGCCGCGCAACTACCACAGCGTGGCGCTGCTGCTGCCCGATGCACGCGTGTTGTCCGCCGGCGGCGGGCTGTGCGGCGAAGGCTGCGCGGCCAACCATGCCAACCTGCAGATCCTGAGCCCGCATTACCTGTTCAAGAGCGACGGCACGCCGGCGACGCGGCCGGTGATCACGAACGCTCCCGCGCGCACCGGCTACGGCCAGACCATGCAGGTCACGACCGACAGCCCGGTGACCGCATTCGCGCTGGTGCGCGCTTCCTCCACCACGCACACCGTCAACAACGACCAGCGGCGCATCCCGCTGACCTTCATCGGCACCGGCGTGAACAGCTACACCGTCAACGTGCCGACGAATCCCGGCTGGGCGCTGCCCGGCTATTACATGTTGTTCGCCTTGAATGCGGACGGCGTGCCGGCGGTGGCCAGGACGGTATTGCTGAGCAACAGCAATACGCCGGTGATCGCCACGGTGGGCGACCAGTCCACGGCGGTCGGCGCCACGGTGAACCTGGCGGTGGCGGCGACCAGCCCGACCGGCGCCGCATTGACCCATGCGGCGACCGGGCTGCCGCCGGGCCTGGCATTGAACCCGGCCACCGGCACGATCACCGGCACGCCCACCATGCCCGGGCGCTACGCGGTGAACCTGACGGTCGGCGATGGCGTGCAGAAGGTCAGCCACGAATTCGTCTGGACGGTGGCCGATGCCAGCCGGCCGCGTTACGTCAAGTTCGAAGCCCTCAGCGCGATCAACGGGCAGGCCCTGGCTTCGATGGCCGAATTCAACATCCTCGACACCAAGGGTGCGGTGTTGCCGCGCACTGGTTGGAAGGTCTCGGTCGACAGCGCCGAGACCGCGGCCGAATCGGGCATCGACGGCAATGCCATCGACGGCAATGCCGCCACCTACTGGCTGACCGCCGCCACGCCGACGCCGGCGCCCATGCCGCACTGGCTGGTGGTCGACATGGGGCTGGCGCAGAAGATCAGCGCCGTGCGTTACCTGCCGCGAGCGGGCGGCGGCGAGGGCACGGTAGCGGAATTCCGGGTGTATGTCAGCGCCGACGGCGTCAACTGGAACGCTCCCGTGGCGGCCGGTAACCTGGCCGATCTCGGTGCGGCAACGGCGGAGAAAACCATTCCCGTGGCGTTGGTCGGCGGCATCAACCAGGCGCCGATGATCGCAACGCCCGCGCCGCCTTCCGTGACCCAGGGGCAGTCGGTCTCCCTCAAGCTGAGCGCCACCGATCCCGATGGCGATGTGCTGACCTATTCCGCCAGCGGACTCCCCTCGGGCCTGACGCTGCATGCCTCCACGGGAGTCATCGATGGCGCTCCCGATGTCGGCGGCAACTATGCGGTCACCGTCACGGCCACCGACCCCGGGGGCATGAGCGCCAGCGCCAGCTTCAGCTGGAGCGTATCGAGCCTTCCGCCCGTCATCGCACCGGTGGCCACCGCGCCCGCGGTGAGCCACGGCGCGGTCCAATACACAGCCAGTGCCAACGGCGCCGGCCCGTTCCTGTACCAATGGGATTTCGGCGATGGCAGTCCGGCCACCGGTTTCAACAGCAGTGCCGGCGTGTCCCACGTCTACACGACACCCGGCATCTACACCGTGACGCTGACGGTGCGCAACGGTGCGGCGTCGTCCAGCCGCACGTTCCTGCAGGCGGTGGGCGCCCAGGCCGTGGCCGGCGCCGCAGCAGCGTCGTCGGGCCTGGCGCTCGAGAGGGGCGTGGGCAATACCCGGCTGTGGGCCGTCAACCCGGACAACGACACGGTGTCGGTGTTCGACACCGCCACCAGCCGCAAGCTGGCCGACATTGCCGTCGGTGCCCAGCCGCAGACGGTGGCCCAGGCGCCCGATGGGCGCCTGTGGGTCGTCAACAAGGACTCGGCGACAGTGAGCATCATCAGCCCGGGCAGCCTGTCGGTGGTGCAGACCATCAGCCTGGCCCGCGGGTCGCAACCCCATGGGCTGGTGTTCGCCAAGGATGGCAACGCCCTCGTGACGCTGGAGGCCTTGGGGCAGTTGGTCAAACTCTCTTCCGGCGGCGCGCGGCTGGCCAGCCTGGATGTCGGCCCGAATCCGCGCCACATCAGCCGCACGCCCGACGGAAGCCGTTTGCTGGTCTCGCGTTTCATCACCCGGCCCCAGCCCGGCGAGGGCACGGCCGCCGTGCAAACCACGGTGAACGGTGTGAAGCAGGGCGGCGAGGTGCTGGTGGTGGACGCGTCCGACCTCAGGCTCAGGCGCACCGTGGTACTGCAGCACAGCGACAAGGCCGACAGCACCACCCAGGGCCGGGGCGTGCCCAACTACCTCGGGGCGGCCGCGGTGTCGCCCGATGGCGCCAGCGCGTGGGTGCCGTCCAAGCAGGACAACATCCAGCGGGGTGCGTTGCGCGACAGGCTCGATCTCGATTTCCAGAATACCGTGCGCGCCGTTTCCTCGCGGATCGCACTGGGCAGCTTGAGCGAAGACTATGCGGCCCGGGTGGACCACGACAACGCCGGGGTGGCCAGCGCGGCGGTCTACCATCCCTCCGGCGCCTACCTTTTCGTCACGTTGGAGAGCAGTCGGCAACTGGCGGTGCTCGACGCGGCCGCAGGCCGGGAAGTCCTGCGGGTGGACACCGGGCGTGCACCGCAGAGCGTGGTCGTTTCGGATGACGGCCGCAAACTGTTCGTGTCCAACTTCATGGACCGCACCGTTGGCGTGTACGACCTGACCCGGCTGATCAACTTCGGCGAGGCCGACGTGCCGCTGCAGGCCGTGCTCGACAGCGGTGGCCCGGAAAAACTCGCACCCGAGGTGCTCAAGGGCAAACAGTTCTTCTACGACGCGCGTGACCCGCGCCTGGCCCGCGACGGCTACCTGAGTTGCGCCAGTTGCCACAACGATGCCGGCCATGATGGCCGCACCTGGGACTTCACCAGCTTGGGCGAAGGCCTGCGGCGCACGATCGCCCTGAAGGGCCGGGCGGGCATGGGCAACGGCTTTTTGCACTGGAGCGCCAATTTCGACGAGGTCCAGGACTTCGAAGGCCAGATCCGTAAACTGGCCGGCGGCACAGGCCTGATGAGCGACGACAAGTTCAACGCCGGCACGCGTGCCCAGCCACTGGGGGACCCGAAGGCCGGCCAGAGTGCCGATCTGGACGCCCTGGCGGCCTACCTACGTTCGCTCGCCAAGTTCGCCCCCAGTCCGTACCGCGATGCCGGAGGAGCGCTCACCGAAAGCGCGCAGGCCGGCAGTGCGATTTTCGCCGACCGCAATTGCGCCGCGTGCCACGGCGGCAGCGCCTTCACGGCCAGCAGCGATGGCAGCGGATTGAGGAACATCGGCACGCTCAAGGCATCCAGCGGCAAGCGCCTGGGGGCGGTCTTGACCGGGATCGACATTCCCACCCTGCGCGACGTGTGGAACGACTCGTCCTACCTGCACGACGGCTCGGCGCTCACGCTGGGCGACGCGGTGCAGGCCCACGGCACCGCCATTCCCGGCGCACTTCTCACCGCCACGGAGCTCACCAGGCTCTCGGACTACCTGCGCCAGATCGGCAGTGACGAAACGACGGCCCCGGCGATCTATCCGGTGGTGCAGGGGCCGGGCACCGTCAGCATGGCGGTGGGCAGCGGGCTGTCGCTGCCGATCAAGGCCAGCACGAGCGCAGGCGTGCTGAGCTACAGTGCCACCGGCCTGCCGGCAGGCATGCGGATCGATCCGGTGTCCGGCGAGATCAGTGGCACGGCGACCACGCCGGGCCGCTACGTGGTCACGGTGCTGGTGGGCAACGGTAGCCAGTCCGTGAACGTCGCCTTCCTGATCGACATCTCACCCGAGTTGGCCGGCACCGGACTGCTGGCGCAATATTTCGATAACCCCAACCTGCTCGGCACACCCGTCATGCAGAGCGTGAATGTGCCATTCGTCAGTTGGGGCGCGGCAGCACCGGTGCTTGGTGTGCCCGCCGACAATTTCTCCATCCGGTGGAGTGGCATGGTGGAGGCACCGGTCACGGGCAATGTGCAGTTCCGCGCCTACGCCGACGACGGCATGCGCCTGTGGATCGACAACAAGCTTCTCGTCGACGCCTGGAACACCCCGAACTCGGATTCGGCCACCATCTCGGTGCCGATGGTGGCCGGGCGCCGCTATGCGGTGACCCTCGAGTACAACGAGCGCCGCGGCAACGCCGCCATGCGGCTCGAATGGAAGCCGCCCGGCTCCTCCTTATGGACCGCAGTGCCCGCCGCACGCCTGTATGCGACGGCCGACATGGGCACCGGACTCTCCGCGCAATACTTCGGCAATGCCAGCCTGAGTGGCGCACCGGTGATGCAGCGCGTGGAAGCGCCGTCCTTCGACTGGGGTGGCGCAGCGCCGGCCAAGGGTCTGCCGGCCGACGGGTTTTCCGTCCGCTGGACGGGGACGATGGAGGCATCCGCCACCGGGCCGATGCAACTGCGGACCTTCAGCGACGACGGCGTGCGTGTCTGGATCGACGGCCAGATGATCATCGACGACTGGATGCCGCACGGCGGAAAATACGACACCGCTTCGATCGCGATGGTGGCGGGCCAGCGCCATGCGGTGACGATCGAGTATTTCGAGCGAAGCGGCAGCGCAGCCATGCGGTTCGAGTGGAAACCGCCTGGCGTGAGCGAGTGGCGCAGCGTGCCGGCGGCCTTCCTTTACCCCGCGGGGGCATCGGAACGCTCACCGATTTTCGGCTACCTGCAAGGCGGCACCGAGTTTTCCGACGGCCCCGTGAGTGGCCAGACGCTGGTGGGCATTGAACTCCGCGCGGGCCCTGGCGTGAATGCCGTCCAGGGGTTCGGCGCGCCGGTCTATTGGCCTTTGCACGGCGTGGCCAGCGGTGTGGCCAACCGTTTTGCGTTGTTCAATGGCGAATACCTGGTGCGGCTCTATGGCCAGATCGGGCAGTCCAGCGGCAGCATTGCCCAACTCAGCTTCGTCACGAACACGGGTCGCGTCTTGGGGCCGGTCGGTCTGCCGGACGGTCAGGAAGCCGTGTCCGGCTTCGACTACACGGTACCGGCCGGGCAGCGCGTCGTGGGGCTTGCAGGGCGCAGCAGCTCGAGCGTGAACGCCATCGGGGTGGTGCTCGGTCCGCGCTGA